The DNA sequence TTCCAATTTTGTATCTGATGTTCTTGTTGGCTCATGAGTTTGTAATCTGACGACATAATTTATCACTCAAACAATTTACATTTATTATTTATTAAATACACGATCTAATAATTTTTGCCTCCACTCCTGAACCTCTGGCAAGCTAGCGGTAGAACTAACTGTTAATAGACAGACTTCCCCAGGAGTTCTAGAATCCTTCCCTTGCGCTTCATATACTTGAGCCAGTAAACAGAAAGCATCTATTCGTTCCGAGTCTAACTGAGTTGCTTTCTCTAAATATTTACTCGCTTCAACTAACTTTTTTTGCATCAAGCTTGCCCAACCTAAATTTTTATATAACGCCGCTTGTATTTCTGGGTTTTCAGTAAGAGTCAATCCTTCAAGTGCCAATTTAGTAGCTTGTTCATAATCTCCCTTTAGATTTTTTAATCGCGCTAAATTATTAAGTGGATATGCCGATTGAGTGTTGAGCTTTTTAGCTATTAAATATTCTTTTTCTGCTAAATCATATTTACCTTGATCGTCATAAAAACTTCCTAGTCCATAATGTACTTCAGAGTCACCAGGCATTAGCTTCAAGACTTTTTCATAATTATCCTTTACACATTTTACTTCATTAAGTTGCTGACAAATTAAAGCTAAATTATTAAGAGCGTCTGCATCTCGATCATTATATTTAATTGATAATTCATAGTATTTTTTAGCTAGATTTTGATTATTGATGTTCCGAGCCGCTTTATCAAAATAAAAACTTGAAATAGAACGATTACTCTGAGAATTAATTTTCAATGCTAAATCAAAATATTTTTGTGCAGATTGAGAATTATCCGCTGCTTCTAACTTTTCTCCTTCAGATATTAAATAATTAACTGCCCAAGGTAAAAACAAGGTTTTAACTAAAAATAAAATTGTTAAGCCACCTAATATAAATGCATTAGTTATAAATACTTTAGACTTAGTTAATCTATAAAATTTGTTTTGTATAGGAAGTTTTTTAAGTCTTTCTAAAATTATTTGAGTGCTTTGTGGACGTTGCCCTGGAGCCGGAGCCATTAGATAATCTAGAAGATCAGCAAATGGCTTGTCAATATGCCGCGCCTTATCTCTCCATATTAATCTTGAGTTGTCCTGATTTTGTGGTAAATCCATCAGTGGTATACCAGTGACTAAGTTTACAAAGGTTCGTCCTAGAGCAAAAAAATCTGATTGCGGTACACCTTGGCCATTAATTTGCTCGGACGAAGTAAAAAAAGGCGTAACAATCGATGTTATCTCATGCCCACTACCTAATCCTGTGCTGGTTCCTCCACTGGTACTAATTTTTGTTAAATAGGATCTAGTAATCTGTCGGGCCGCACCGAAATCAATAAGTACTAGTTTACCGTCAGGCTGATGAATTATATTTTCTGGCTTGATATCTCTATGAAAAAAACCTGAGCGATGTACCACATCAAGAATATTTATTAATTGTGAAAACCAATCAAACGCAACACTCTGGGGAATTCGTCCGTAAGCTTTTAACCATTCTCGTAAATTCTCTCCTTCTATCATCTGCATTACTAAGCAATGCAATTCCAAAAGAGTATCCTTTAGTGGGACAATCAAATAATCATCTATAGTGGAATCAGGAATTCCAGGATGCTTGAGTACTTGCAGTGCCAGCGCCTCTTCCCGAATTAACTCAATTAACTTAGGTTCGCTCCATTTCAATACCTTCATGACTCTTACTTGAGATTTTGGATACAAGGTTGTCCCAGAATCCTCAACCTCAAAGACTTCTGTATAACTGTATGGATCTTTATTTAATGGGCATAACGGACGTAACAAACGAATGCGCTTGTTTATTAGTAATGGATTCCCGCAAGCTAAACAATTTTCAATATCGTTTGGGTTGTGGCGCTGATTACATAGGTGATTTATGCAGTAAACCACATTTACTCCTGGAAGTAACTAGTTGTCTGTACTCCACTTTTTTTCCAAACAAGCCCGAATGGATCAACTAAGATATATTTTTTAATAACTGGTTCTAAATTATAGCTTACTTCTTGTTTGGCCGTTCTTTGACAAACTTCAATTAATGAGCGTTGCTCCAAAATTTCTGTCGCCACAATTAATTCAGAAACAGATATTTCTATGTCTAATTTCTCTTTTAAACCTTCAATAAGTTTAGAAAATGAAATGGGGATTGAATTTTCTGATATATGCTCTGCCAAATAAATCATTACCTGTCTTTGAAGATCAGTTAAAAGACCAGGTTGCCCAAATTGCTGATGTAACATTAATTGAAATTGGTGTCCCATCGCAGTAGTCCTATACTCTAAAAATCTTCTTACACTTCCCCCAAAAAAACGATGAATTCGATCAGCAACAGATTCTAATTCTGATGGATTACCGCGATAAATATCGATTAATCGTTTACATTCGTCACCCCCTAAGCCTTTTTCATGTAGCATCTCAAGTGCTGCACTTTCTTCTAAGCCTTCTACCCGGAGAGATACAATAGGTAGGCTTGTAGTACTATGAGCAATTTCTTCTAATGGTATTTGGCTAGTTACAATGATATAGCTTTGATGCTGTTCTTGCGTAAGTTTAATAAACAGTCTTTTATACTTAAGTTTTATTTCGTAGTTGTCTACTTGTGCTAAACTCTCAAATCCATCTAGCACTAACAAGCAGTGGTTTGAATTTAGTTGTTTTAATATCAAATAAATTTTTGTTTCAATCGATTCATTATAAGCTTCTAAATTTAAAACATTAAGTATTTCAGTAATTAAATCATCAATTGATAAACAATGATTTATTGTTATCCAAAATATAAAATTATATGCATTAGAGTTTTCTAAAAGTAATTCCTCAACCAACTTGGCCGCCAAAAAACTTTTTCCAATACCTCCAAGTCCAATTAAAGCTATACATCGACGTTTAAAAAGATTAATTTGTTTTTTTAAATAGCTTATATCTTCTTCTCGCCCGTAAAAAAAATTTAGTTTAGGCAATTCTCCATAAATTATAGTCTTACCTACTAAAGAATCATTAGATACTTTAGATGCTTCTAAATGAAGATAATGCTTTTTTGCTATTTTTAGTAAAATCTTTTTTAAATATATTTTTTTTACTTGCACTCCCTCACCAATAACTTCCGTAAGCATTGACCATAACTGTGGAGCTACTCCTGTTCGCAAATATTGAAAATCGTATCCCGAATCCCGCGCTATCTCTTTATAGTCTTTCCCATCCCAAGTCCCTACAATTACAGCCCGTTCAGAGTCCAAGAAGCACCTTCCAGTGTGTTGAAACACTTGCTCTTCCAAAATCTCCAACACTTTCTCTATGCTTAAGTGTTTATCTAAGTTCATGCCTAGCTGCATAATTAGCTGTAACTCTGCGTTTAATCAATACTGTATTTCATTTTACTCAGATCAACCCCTCTTTGCTTTACATTTATTAATATAAAGTGATTCCTAAAAATCTATGCTGGCTATAAGATTAAAAAGATACAATTCACCAATGACAATACCGCACTTTAAGTAGCTTACTCCTAAAGTTGAACCATAAGTGAGGTAATAATTGAGTTACGTACTCAGCAAGCGCGAAAATGCTAGGCTTGAGCCTACATCTACAGCAGGTGTGTTGGAAATCACATCCTACACGAGGGTATACAGATTAAATTATCCCCTAATCAGTTACTAATACGTATGGAGGACTTAATACCGCAGGGAGAGATAATGCCATATCCTGGACGACCAAAACTTCTGTATGATCGATCAAACTAATTAAAACGAGAAATGAAGGGAAATATGAAACCACTCAAAAATCTAAAGCACAAAGCGCCACTAGGGAGTAGGCGCTTTGTCTGTTTGTAAAATTCATCGTTTTTCAGAGCGGGGTTGATCTCGAAGGAACAAAATAAGTTGTCGCTAAAGTTTGGCCACTGGTGCGACTACTAAATTGTCCGAGAGTTTTTACCGCGCTACCAGATCCATTATAGGATCTGCCGCTTGGAAAGTCCATTCCTTGCGGTGTTTTTTGGCTGTCGAAATTCATAAGTTTTTGTAAAGTTAAGTTTGATGGAGAAAAATTGCGAATTTTATAGCAAAAAGCAGTAGCAGCGCGAATAACAATTACCAGTTACTAGTTACCAGTTATCAGTTGGAATTTACAGTCCTTGATAACTGTCAATTGTTGACTGTTAACTGATGTAACCCCCTCTGAACTTGTAAACAAAGTAATCAGGGGAAAATATCGTGATAAATAGAGAATGCCCCAAGAGCGCAGTGTTAGAGCGTATGGGGTCGAGTGCAGCTTTCGCATGGCATTTTTGTGCTGTGACGAAGGGAAATTTTCGGAATATCCAGGCTAGAGCAAGGGTTTCGCAGCTTGAAAGAGTTCTCTCTAAGGAATTCCGAGGGGAGAACCGATGAATGCCTCTCCAACTGAATATCCAAACAATCTCACGGCAGCGGAATACCATGAGTTGTTAGCTGGTAGCGCCATTCATCCGGCGTTGATTAAGCGCAACTTTTTCCATGTAGAGGGAGAATCAGTTTATGATTTCCTGTTCATATCTGATAAAATCCCACGTAAAAATGCGGGTCGGGTAACAGATGGATACATAAAAATGTATCAGCACCTATTACTAGGTGGGACGTGGATTCAGTCACTTGACCCCTTTAAAAACTGGCAACCAATGGAGTGGGGCGGATTAAGCCGAACTTCCCCCGCATTGATTGGGAAAAAGGCAAGCCAGTTAAGTACGAATCACCCCCCAAAACCCCCAACCGCGTTACCTACTTTGATGTCGCTAACCCCATCTGGGACAAAGTTGCAAAGCGTTATTTAATTAAGCGCTATCATTCACTTTTAGCATTGCGCTTACTGGATCAACTTAATCCACTAATATTTTGGGAGTGGGTGAAACAGCATCCAGAGATTCCGATAATATTATGCGAGGGTGAGAAGAAAGCCGCTTGCTTGCTTTCGTTGGGGTTTGTAGCGATCGCACTTCCGGGAATTTGGAACGGGCGCGTGGGCAAACAAGATTTTGATGAACGGTTGCATCCTGACTTAGTACCAATGGCTCAGGCGGGGCGCAAGTTCATTATTTTATTCGACTACGAAACTTCTTCTAAAACCAGGTGGTCGGTGTTTCAAGCCACTGTTCGCACTGCAAAAGCAATCGAATCGGCAGGTTCTGAATGTGAAGTTGCATTACTGCCGGGGCCAGAAAAAGGCGTTGATGATTTTGTAGTTAGTCGCAGTGAAGATGCCAATGCACTACTAACTGCAATTATAGACGATGCCAAATCACTTGCCGATTACCAGCGCTCGTATCGGGCGAAAAAATGGGGACTAAGTAAATATAAACCAGATGTCACAGTCAATATTAAATATTTGACCCAAGCACTCTGCATTCCGGATCTGGAGGAAAAATGTTCATCTGTCCCGCCACTTTATGATATTGCAGAAGAAAAATTGTTTACCCCAAGTGTTAGCTCTACAAACTGTAAAGAGGGAGAAGGAAAACAAGAGTTAATAATTTCTGACTGCCCTGACCACAAACCCAGTACCCAAAATCCCAAAAAGTCTTTCCGTTTTCCAGAAAAAGGGCTAGTAGTCTTGTGGAGCGACATGGGTACAGGCAAAACTGAACTCATGCGCTGGTGGCGTGACCAAAACCCCGACGCGCGGTTCCTCAACAATGGGCATCGCGTAAATTTGCTGAAAAATCTTGCCGAACGCTTGCAGACGGCGATGTACTCCGACTTGGGTTACACAGGTTTAGCCCAGGCTCAAGCCCTTAGTATTACTATCGACAGCTTGCATAAGCTGAATACTCAGTCTCTCACCTACGGCTGCATATTTATAGATGAAGCCTGCCAATACCTCACTCACTTACTACACAGTAATACTTGCAAACAACATCGCGCCGCCATTTTGGAGGTACTGGAATATATAGTATACAATGCGCCACTGGTCGTCATCGCTGATGCACACATGGATGATTTAACGGTAAACTTCTTTCTTGCAATGCGACCAAAAGAGGAAGTTCCGTACATCATTAAAAACGAGTGGCGAAACGGTTCACGCACAATTTATTGGTACGAGGGGGATAATTCTAGCGCCATAGTCGCCCAAATCTCGGCAGCGCTGATGCTTGGAGAGAAAGTCATGGTTGCAAGTGACAGTAAGCGTTTTATCAAAAAACTCGACAAATCCTTTACTATCAAGTGCGAAGAATCAAGCTCCGAAAAATCACATACACCACAAAAATGGCGCATTTGGTCTGTCCATTCAGACAATTCTGGCAGTGATGAGAATGTTGCTTTCATCAAAGACATCACCAACGCCGTCAAAAACTTTGATGCCTTGTTCACCTCTCCCAGTCTCGGTACTGGTGTTGATATTTCTGAGTATCATTTTGATTTAGTGTTCGGTGTGTTTCACGGCGTTTCCCAAACTGCTACTGAATGCGCCCAACAGCTTTACCGTTATCGCCCGAAAGTCCCGTTTCATATTTGGGTGGCCCCGCGTCCTCCCTTTGGTTACAAGGATACCAATGCTACCAAGATTAAAGAGCGCTTGCTCCAAACCAATGAAATGACTGCTTTTCTGTTGCGAATTGACAGAGAAACGGGTAAGCGGGGCGCAGAGAAAGATTGGGCGCTTGAGGCTTACTGCCAAATTATGGCTAACCGCCACTATTCTCTGAATAATCTGCGTGATGATCTGCGATCGCTCCTCACAGAAATGGGCAATACATTTATATATGTGGGAAGTGATTCAGATCCTCAATCTCTCGAAAGTCTTAAAGCAGCAGCACAAGCTTTGGATCGTGCCCACAATTCGGCTGTTGCCAAGGCTAAGAATATTACTTTGAGTGAGTACCGCGCCCGTCAGAGCAAAGATTACCTTGACCCTAGCGAAATTTTTGAATGCGAAAAGTTCCGCATTTCTGATTCTTACGGCATCGAAGTAACCGAATCACTCGTAGAAATGGATAAAGGTGGCCGCTTAATTAGAGCAATTGCTGGACTTGAGGCCATTTTAGCCGCACCCGAAGAATCGTTTACTGACCCCAAAACTGGGCAAACTTATCCTACCCCACCAACAATTGTCACCCAAAAAGACCGCACCGAGCGCGACAATCTACCTTTGTGCATCGACTGGGGTAATTATTCGGCGCGGTGGCTGGCTAGATTTAACCTGGGGCTGCATCAGATTCTCAAGCGTTTAGTGAAGGGTGATGAAGTTACCGGCTCGGATACTCAATTAGTTAATATGACAGCGATCGCTATACATTGTGCTGCTCACGTCAAAGCAATTCTTGGGTTTACTATTCCCAGTGACTGTAAACCTATTTGGTTGCTAGGCACTCTTATAGAACAGCTGGGGCTAAAGTTGACTTTCCGTAAGCAGGGTAAACGGGGTCAACAGGTGAAGCTTTTCTCTTTATCTAAAGAGCAATTGGAATTTGCTCTCCAAGTAATTGCTCATCGTGAAACGAAGCGCAATCAAAAAGAAAATCGAACCTATTACGCTGCTAAAACCCCTGCTGCGTATAGTGTAAACCCCAATCAGCAGACCGTATCCACACCCCCCCTTGATGCTATAGGGAACTCCCATTGCCAAGGGGAGGATACTACCGATGAGAGCAGGGGAGCAGGGGAGCAGGGGAGCAGAAAAGCAGAGGAGTTGAGGAACAAAGAAGAAATTTGTACAAGTTCTTTCCCCTCTGCCCCCCTGCCCCCCTGCCCCTCTGCTCTCTTCACTGATCGCATTACGCTACTCCACTGCGTAGAAATACTTCGCTCTGGTATTTCTCGTGGAGTTGAGTCAATTAAAGGCATTCTCAAGCGATGGCACAGTGATTTGCGCTGGGAGACGGTGCTGGAACTTGAAGCGATCGCGGCGAGTGAATTGCGATCGCTTGAGTCGGCAGTACCGGAATTTTACACCTTGCTAAATGAAGAGATGTTGCCTATGGAGGGGGGCTAAACTTTCGTCATAACTAACCGCATCATTGAAGCAATTTTTACTTTTGCTTTCAGCAATTGCGCTGATGCTGCTTTGCTAAATCGATTTTTTGGTAAAATGGGGTCAAGAGCTTTCATGCACTGAATTATCGGTCACTTCGACTAACCAGGATTTCCCGAAGTCGTCTTCATCAACCGGAGCAAGTAGTGCTAAAGATGATACCGCTCCCAATACTTGATCTTCTCTCACCTCCAGGTACTTGTACAGCTCGTCCAACGTGCGATGCCCAGAGATTTCCTGAATCACTCTTAAGGGAATTCCGGCATTACTCATCGAGGTAAGTGCTGTGCGCCGAAAGCTGTGAGAGCTTATGCCTTCAACTCCTACTTTTTTGCAAGCGACTCGCAATATCCACAATGCCGAATCCCGGTGCAGGTGGTTATTGGCTCTTGAGTGGTCAGCATTTCCAGGGAACAGCCAAGGAGAATCATCACGCGGTTTATATGCTTGCAACCTGACTCGCAATTCTTGAATTACCGGGATGGCACGGGTAGCCAGTTTCCCTTTCGTGTTACCTTTGCGAAAGATGATTTTGGCTCTGACTTTTCCTTTGGCATCATATACGTCGCGCTTAAGCAACGTCACTGCTTCGTTCACTCGACACGCTGTGTAAAGCATCACCGCAAACAGCGCTTTGTCTCGTAGCGAGTCTACCCCCTGCGAGAACAGAAGTTGGATTTCCTGCAAAGACAGAATCTTTGCTTGACCATGCCTATCAATTTTCAAGGTTGCTGTCCCATCAACACCCCGCCCTGTTCTTATTATCCCAGTCCACGGGACAGGAATTGCTACGGGGTGCAATTTTCGCAGCTATGCAGATGAGCTTGAGTGGATAATGAGGGCCTTTGTTGTAAGTGAAAGGGAGATTAATTTTAAAAAACTGGATTTACAGAGCTAGACCATCATTTAAATTGCACAGAGTTAAAAAATCGAGCGTTTGGACACTAATTATTTAAAACTGACAAATAATTCTTTAATGGACAGTTGCGCTCCGTGCAATCGCCGCAGCTTTCACCTGAAAGCACCAGTTGTTGTGGTTAGCCAATATCAATATTGATTGATAACAATGCAGAAACGGCCGTTGGGACTTTACCGAATGGCAAGTTAGTTTTTGATGTCTGAAATTACAATGTGTTTTCAACGTGTAGGTACCTACCCAAGTAAGTGATCGCTTCATCTTCAGGCAAGTCAATTTTCCCGATTTGGGTTGTAAGGCACTTACCCGCTCATAAAGATACGAAAGTACGATCCAGATCCACGCCACACAACGATCAATTAAGAACAAGGCTGGGATCTTTTTTTTGTGGTTCCCCCTAAAAATACACTTCTAAAAGAAAAACCTAAAAATCGGTGAAAAAAATAAGCTAAAAATGACTTTATAGTTAATCAGTAATGCAACAGGTCAAAGAGCATACTCCTAACAGTTAAATACACAAATATTACAGGTGTAGGTTTGGGTTAAAGAAAAGGGACAAAGGTGCTTATTTTAATAAACTTGTACAAAATTCTTCCCTGCTTCTGTTGCTTTCTTTCATACCAAATCAAGCTTATCGGAATAGCCCGCTATTTAATCGCTATCACGCCATAAAACTATAGAGTCATTTTAAGTTTATTTTTTGAGAGTGGTTTGATTCCTCTATAAAAAATTCTTCAATAAACGGGTAAAACTTGCGTGCCAAAAACTCAAACTTTTCTCCGATTGATTCCGAACTTGTCCTGAATCAATTTTCAGGGTGAGGGAGATCCAAATAATAAAATGCTATGAGCCTAGCTTTCGCCCCGAACGCGAGTGCGTCTCCCTTTGGGAGAAGGGCGAAAGCGCCAGAAATATCCTTGATACGGCTGGGCATTTTATTACTTGTAAGTGCCTGAACGCCAAGATGCTCCCTGATGGGCGAAGGAACTTTAGGTGATTGCGAGTTAGTTTATCATGTCGTAAATTACACAGTCAAAAATAAAACTTTAACATCGAACAAAACCCCCGTGCTGTATCATGATACTTGTCTAGGTAAACGAATAAGCTTATGTTAGGTTCATTTAGCCTATTTACCTAGATGAGTATAATGCAGAAAGTTTTACTGCATAGCGCTGCCTACAGTAATAATAATTGCGTAATACAAGGTGTTTTAGATTACAAAAATACAGTTATACAGAGGGCATAAGGGAAGGCACAGACATCGTATGGCATGGTGTTCTGCAAATTCCCGCTCCTTTTAACACCCTCGATCTTGGCTCATATAAAGGATTAGTTTTTCAGAATCATAATTAAGTTTTTGCCGACCAATGGTCGGCAAATTGCGATTTTCATAGAGCGATCAGCTACGCTCTTGCGGTTACGCCATCCCTTAGTATAAGCATGAAGTAATCAATGACTGCAAAACTTAAGTATAAAAAACTACAAAACTTTGCTAAATAACTGATGTGCGTGAGCAAAACTATTTACTGGCTGAATTAACTTAGAAACGGCGATCGCTGTTGACTGCGCTGCTCACATCAAAAATTTTGGGTTTCACTGTTCCCTCTGACCCCAAACCAAGAGAGGCTGTTGGGGTTGTTGTTAGACCAACTGGGGTTAAAGTTAACTTACCGCTTGCAGGGGGCAAGGGGTCAACAAGTTAAATTATTTTCTTTATCTAAGAAAGAATAAGACAATACTTGCGTTGGTTGGTTGTGGTGGAGATGGAGGAAGTTGCCGCGACTGAACTGCGATCCAAGGAAGCGACTGTGCCTGATGTTTACGATTGCGTCTTCTTCCATTCGTCTAATGTTAAGCAAGTTTTCCCAGTGGGTATTAATCCTGTGGTTGCTGACACACCAAAATTTTTCAGCGCATAATTTTCTACTTCTGCGTCCTTGAAGGCAAGTTCTACTACTGTTTGTTTTTCCTGCTTTGACAGAGCTTCAATCTTCACGTTTGCTGCGGTAGGAACAGCATTCGTTTTATCTCTGGTGAAATTTTTTACATTATAAAATTGCTCTTGTCCTGGCTTACCTGAGTTCAAGCATCCTTTAGACTTGACAAACAATCCTGTAGCCCAATAGCTATTAACAAAGTGTTGCTTATTAACAAACTGCACCCCATTAGCTGCCCAGACGTAAACGGGATCAACATATCCTTTAGTTTTGGGAATTTTAGTTTCGCTACATCTTACTCCATCCCGAAGACGACTTCTATAATCTCCGCATACCTTCCAAGTTATTCTATATAAGTTAGGTGTCTCTTCTACATATTGCCTTATTTGCTCCTGTACTTCCTTATCTTTTTGGCTTTGCTCATCAGTTGCCGCCGCATAAGCCGGTTTTAAGTCATTCTCTGCCTGAGCAACCAAGTCTGTTTCAGACTGGCAAGCTCCTAAGCATAGTGCTACACCTATTGAAACAAGTGCTGTAAATATTTTTCTTGTACTCATAAATACTCCAACAAATGATTATGAAAATTGTAAGAATTCAGCACCCAGAAGTCAGAAGCCAGAATTTAAAAGCAATGAGCGTATAACTCTTCTATTGATTGAAAAGAATTCACTCTTCTGCAACATTCTGGCTCCTGACTCCTGAATTCTGACTCCTGACTGAAAATTAATTCCCAATTTCCTTGCTTGACCAAATATCTACTTCTAACAAATGCTGAATTACAAGCTGCAAGTATTATACATATTTGTTCTATACATGCACTCAAGTTTTAACAGTTTTTAGTGATGATGCAAAACATGGTGAGGTATCGAAGGTAAAGTTCAA is a window from the Nostoc sp. KVJ3 genome containing:
- a CDS encoding serine/threonine-protein kinase: MVYCINHLCNQRHNPNDIENCLACGNPLLINKRIRLLRPLCPLNKDPYSYTEVFEVEDSGTTLYPKSQVRVMKVLKWSEPKLIELIREEALALQVLKHPGIPDSTIDDYLIVPLKDTLLELHCLVMQMIEGENLREWLKAYGRIPQSVAFDWFSQLINILDVVHRSGFFHRDIKPENIIHQPDGKLVLIDFGAARQITRSYLTKISTSGGTSTGLGSGHEITSIVTPFFTSSEQINGQGVPQSDFFALGRTFVNLVTGIPLMDLPQNQDNSRLIWRDKARHIDKPFADLLDYLMAPAPGQRPQSTQIILERLKKLPIQNKFYRLTKSKVFITNAFILGGLTILFLVKTLFLPWAVNYLISEGEKLEAADNSQSAQKYFDLALKINSQSNRSISSFYFDKAARNINNQNLAKKYYELSIKYNDRDADALNNLALICQQLNEVKCVKDNYEKVLKLMPGDSEVHYGLGSFYDDQGKYDLAEKEYLIAKKLNTQSAYPLNNLARLKNLKGDYEQATKLALEGLTLTENPEIQAALYKNLGWASLMQKKLVEASKYLEKATQLDSERIDAFCLLAQVYEAQGKDSRTPGEVCLLTVSSTASLPEVQEWRQKLLDRVFNK
- a CDS encoding ATP-binding protein, whose product is MNLDKHLSIEKVLEILEEQVFQHTGRCFLDSERAVIVGTWDGKDYKEIARDSGYDFQYLRTGVAPQLWSMLTEVIGEGVQVKKIYLKKILLKIAKKHYLHLEASKVSNDSLVGKTIIYGELPKLNFFYGREEDISYLKKQINLFKRRCIALIGLGGIGKSFLAAKLVEELLLENSNAYNFIFWITINHCLSIDDLITEILNVLNLEAYNESIETKIYLILKQLNSNHCLLVLDGFESLAQVDNYEIKLKYKRLFIKLTQEQHQSYIIVTSQIPLEEIAHSTTSLPIVSLRVEGLEESAALEMLHEKGLGGDECKRLIDIYRGNPSELESVADRIHRFFGGSVRRFLEYRTTAMGHQFQLMLHQQFGQPGLLTDLQRQVMIYLAEHISENSIPISFSKLIEGLKEKLDIEISVSELIVATEILEQRSLIEVCQRTAKQEVSYNLEPVIKKYILVDPFGLVWKKSGVQTTSYFQE
- a CDS encoding plasmid replication protein, CyRepA1 family; the protein is MGRIKPNFPRIDWEKGKPVKYESPPKTPNRVTYFDVANPIWDKVAKRYLIKRYHSLLALRLLDQLNPLIFWEWVKQHPEIPIILCEGEKKAACLLSLGFVAIALPGIWNGRVGKQDFDERLHPDLVPMAQAGRKFIILFDYETSSKTRWSVFQATVRTAKAIESAGSECEVALLPGPEKGVDDFVVSRSEDANALLTAIIDDAKSLADYQRSYRAKKWGLSKYKPDVTVNIKYLTQALCIPDLEEKCSSVPPLYDIAEEKLFTPSVSSTNCKEGEGKQELIISDCPDHKPSTQNPKKSFRFPEKGLVVLWSDMGTGKTELMRWWRDQNPDARFLNNGHRVNLLKNLAERLQTAMYSDLGYTGLAQAQALSITIDSLHKLNTQSLTYGCIFIDEACQYLTHLLHSNTCKQHRAAILEVLEYIVYNAPLVVIADAHMDDLTVNFFLAMRPKEEVPYIIKNEWRNGSRTIYWYEGDNSSAIVAQISAALMLGEKVMVASDSKRFIKKLDKSFTIKCEESSSEKSHTPQKWRIWSVHSDNSGSDENVAFIKDITNAVKNFDALFTSPSLGTGVDISEYHFDLVFGVFHGVSQTATECAQQLYRYRPKVPFHIWVAPRPPFGYKDTNATKIKERLLQTNEMTAFLLRIDRETGKRGAEKDWALEAYCQIMANRHYSLNNLRDDLRSLLTEMGNTFIYVGSDSDPQSLESLKAAAQALDRAHNSAVAKAKNITLSEYRARQSKDYLDPSEIFECEKFRISDSYGIEVTESLVEMDKGGRLIRAIAGLEAILAAPEESFTDPKTGQTYPTPPTIVTQKDRTERDNLPLCIDWGNYSARWLARFNLGLHQILKRLVKGDEVTGSDTQLVNMTAIAIHCAAHVKAILGFTIPSDCKPIWLLGTLIEQLGLKLTFRKQGKRGQQVKLFSLSKEQLEFALQVIAHRETKRNQKENRTYYAAKTPAAYSVNPNQQTVSTPPLDAIGNSHCQGEDTTDESRGAGEQGSRKAEELRNKEEICTSSFPSAPLPPCPSALFTDRITLLHCVEILRSGISRGVESIKGILKRWHSDLRWETVLELEAIAASELRSLESAVPEFYTLLNEEMLPMEGG
- a CDS encoding tyrosine-type recombinase/integrase yields the protein MKIDRHGQAKILSLQEIQLLFSQGVDSLRDKALFAVMLYTACRVNEAVTLLKRDVYDAKGKVRAKIIFRKGNTKGKLATRAIPVIQELRVRLQAYKPRDDSPWLFPGNADHSRANNHLHRDSALWILRVACKKVGVEGISSHSFRRTALTSMSNAGIPLRVIQEISGHRTLDELYKYLEVREDQVLGAVSSLALLAPVDEDDFGKSWLVEVTDNSVHESS